CTATAATGCTCTGATTTCATATCGCAGATTGTTTGGAACCATATACCAAATTACTTGTCTATGTATCGCAGACTGCATGCTACGTTTTTGTCAAGTTGTCACTTAATACTAATGTCAGACATGTCACCCTATCCCTACCGCATTCCAGTTTaagatatcaattttatatctCCAATTTGAAATTCTAAAGTTCAATTTTATTTCCACGTTGAAATATATGTTTACCGAAATAGTCTGTAAGACGTTTTTTTCTCAAGGTTCGAGTAACCAATATTAGTATATTACCACAaccattattttattaaaaaatttgatGATAAGacatgttttatttataatttttatgtgTTGGGATATCAAATATTGGTGTGATTTAGAACGAAacagaaacaaaaacaaaattgacAAGTGTATAGACTTTTCCTCACTAGGAAATTTCTCGGAGTCGGGAGTAGTAAATTAGTAGGAGTACTAATAAAAAACATTTTTAGACTAAATTTAGTGAAGAAAAAAGCAGTATAAATATTGACTAACTAAGTAATGTATTTTCTAAACATATTATAGATATTTTGAATTATagcaaataaatataaataagatACTATTAATTATATAGATTTACAATCTAATCATTATTATATTAACATAAAAGTatgtaatagtagtagtattactgTGTCTATTATGTGAAATGCTATTTAAGTGAAaacttaaataatttaaaatagtaTTTAAATgtaagtttattttttattactctatTATGTTTATGTACTTCAATAATATTCCAACACACTACtatttatattcttattatCCAAATATTATTAGCGAATATAATGTGGAGTATATGCAGTAAATATTCAGATTGGAATATTCCTTTTTTCTAAACAAAGATACTCTCTGCTTCCTCTGATTCCTCCCACTATAATAATACACCCCAAACCTCTCTTATTCCCCAAAACACTAATCTAACTGCCAAAAATATCATGTGCGAGAGCCTCAAACAACACTACCAACTCTGCGAAGAGCTCGGCCGCGGCCGATTCGGCGTCGTTTACCGCTGTTTCTCCACCGCCTCCTCCGATTCCTTCGCCTGCAAGTCGATCTACAAGCACTCACTCACCGACGACGCTGACCGCCGCTGCCTCGACGCGGAGCCGAAGATTCTCCACCTCCTCTCCGCGTGCCCTAGCATCCTCCGCCTCCACGACGTCTACGAGGACGACGACCACATCCACCTAGTCACCGATCTCTGCGACGGCGGCGATCTATTCGACCGCATCTCGTCCGGCGATCGCCTCTCCGAGGCCGACGCCGCCGCGATTCTGCTTCAATTGATGGCGGCGATCGCGTTCTGCCACCGGATGGGGGTCGCGCACAGGGATATCAAGCCGGACAACATCCTGTTCGATTCTAGAGGCCGGCTGAAACTCGCCGATTTCGGATCGGCGGAGCTGTTCGACGTCTCCGAGATGAGCGGCGTGGTTGGAACGCCGTATTACGTCGCGCCGGAGGTGCTGATGGGGAGGGATTACGATGAGAAGGTGGATGTGTGGAGCGCCGGCGTGATTTTGTACATAATGTTGGCCGGCGTGCCGCCGTTTTACGGCGATGGCGCGGCGGAGACGTTTGAAGCGGTGCTTAGGGGGAATTTAAGGTTTCCGTCGAAGATTTTCCGTTCCGTGTCGCCGGAGGCCAAGGATCTGTTGAGGAAGATGATCTGTCGAGATCCTTCTAGAAGGCTCTCCGCTGAGCAAGTCCTCAGTGAGTATTATCTCTCTACATTATAGATCTGTTCAATTTTATGTCAATTTTgagtttaattttcattttgattgCTAATTTTAGGGCATCCGTGGATCATAAACGGAGGAGAGATGTCATCTATGGCGGAATTGACCTAATTCACTTCAGCTGCTGCTGCACCCAATGGATAAACGCGATCACCGGAGCTGTACATAGAGGCGGCGGAAGCCTGCCCGGCGGCGGTGGTCGGAAAGTTCACTGAGAGGCAGAGGAATGATAAAATCTAAGTTCTACGGTATGTTATGCGGCGTAGAAGATGAATCTCTCACCCTTTTTCATCAGAGGCAAATAAATGGCAGCTCATCTCTTTGTTTTGGATGAGTGGTGGTTTTGGATCATATTATTTCCTCTAGTGGTGAGATATTTGAGAATGGTTATGGCAAATAATGAATAATGTATGCATCTGATCTGATTTAGGTGTTGAGTGTCTTCTATTTTCCATGCCtttgtattgtttttttttgtaatctGAGGTTTGATGGAATAAAGGAGAAACTTTGTTCGATACTCTATTGCCTCGAGACcaaaatttcttattttttagtGATTTTAATCTTGAGACTACCGATgtttttgtgtataaattgaACGAAATATTTGGAATTGATAAATTACTCGGCATTTGAAAAGAAATATTAGATCTATTTGGAATTAAATGTCCTGCTTTGATATTATCTCGAGTTAAATGCCAATTTTGActtatcataaatttaaaaaatatgtatGTGATTCTCATTTTTATTTAGTATTTACTTTAAACCGatatgacaaaataataatGTAGGACATTAACAG
This sequence is a window from Salvia splendens isolate huo1 chromosome 14, SspV2, whole genome shotgun sequence. Protein-coding genes within it:
- the LOC121763291 gene encoding phosphoenolpyruvate carboxylase kinase 2-like yields the protein MCESLKQHYQLCEELGRGRFGVVYRCFSTASSDSFACKSIYKHSLTDDADRRCLDAEPKILHLLSACPSILRLHDVYEDDDHIHLVTDLCDGGDLFDRISSGDRLSEADAAAILLQLMAAIAFCHRMGVAHRDIKPDNILFDSRGRLKLADFGSAELFDVSEMSGVVGTPYYVAPEVLMGRDYDEKVDVWSAGVILYIMLAGVPPFYGDGAAETFEAVLRGNLRFPSKIFRSVSPEAKDLLRKMICRDPSRRLSAEQVLRHPWIINGGEMSSMAELT